The following are encoded together in the Candidatus Flexicrinis proximus genome:
- a CDS encoding phosphoadenylyl-sulfate reductase, whose protein sequence is MQAFAPSFMLSALNQQFDRATPKTILRWAAQTYGESLAIVTSLQPTGIATLHMLDEMRHELDAFPHVLTVDTGLLFPETYALIAEVEARFNIEIKRVRPQHSVAQQSETHGEALWERNPDSCCNLRKVVPLAQALKGYSAWVAGLRRDQPGRESTPILSFDKKHKAVKLSPFANWDDDTLNVYIEMYDLPVNPLHAQGYPTIGCVTCTQPVVTGENSRAGRWVGHAKSECGIHVQA, encoded by the coding sequence ATGCAAGCTTTCGCCCCAAGTTTCATGCTCAGCGCGCTGAACCAGCAGTTCGACCGCGCAACGCCGAAGACCATCCTGCGCTGGGCCGCCCAGACTTACGGCGAGTCGCTGGCGATTGTGACCAGTCTGCAACCGACCGGGATCGCCACGCTGCATATGCTGGACGAAATGCGGCATGAGCTGGATGCGTTTCCGCACGTCCTGACGGTCGATACCGGGCTGCTTTTTCCGGAAACGTATGCGCTGATCGCAGAAGTCGAGGCGCGCTTCAACATCGAGATCAAACGGGTCAGGCCGCAGCACAGCGTCGCGCAACAGTCAGAAACACACGGCGAAGCGCTGTGGGAGCGCAACCCAGATTCGTGCTGCAACCTGCGCAAGGTCGTGCCGCTGGCGCAGGCGCTTAAGGGTTATTCGGCGTGGGTTGCGGGGCTGCGGCGCGACCAGCCCGGACGTGAAAGCACGCCGATCCTGAGCTTTGACAAGAAGCATAAGGCGGTCAAGCTGTCACCGTTTGCCAATTGGGACGACGACACGCTGAACGTGTATATCGAGATGTACGACCTGCCGGTCAATCCGCTGCACGCGCAGGGGTATCCGACGATCGGGTGCGTGACCTGCACGCAGCCGGTGGTCACGGGAGAGAATTCACGGGCGGGCCGGTGGGTCGGGCATGCGAAGAGCGAGTGCGGAATCCACGTCCAGGCCTGA
- the cobA gene encoding uroporphyrinogen-III C-methyltransferase has translation MAVGKVYLVGAGPGDPGLMTVKAMALVKQADVIAFDRLIPVGVLEDARADCERVDVGKLPQKHRLSQDEINAVLVERALQGKLVVRLKGGDPFVFGRGGEEALACIAAGVPFEVVPGVTSAIAVPAYAGVPVTHRGVVRAFTVVTGHDDPDRPDAEAFDYAALAAAAKLGTIVLLMGVFHLEGIARKLVENGTSGSSPALCVEWGTTPRQRSVEGTLDTIAGKVSEAGLSSPALTVIGDVVRLRGQGLEWFRP, from the coding sequence ATGGCGGTTGGCAAGGTGTATCTGGTAGGCGCGGGGCCAGGCGATCCAGGCCTGATGACCGTGAAGGCGATGGCGCTGGTGAAGCAGGCGGATGTGATCGCTTTCGACCGGCTGATCCCGGTAGGAGTCCTTGAGGACGCGCGCGCGGACTGCGAGCGGGTAGATGTCGGCAAACTGCCGCAGAAGCACCGTCTGTCGCAGGACGAGATCAACGCGGTGTTAGTGGAGCGGGCGCTGCAAGGGAAGTTGGTGGTGCGGCTGAAAGGCGGCGATCCATTCGTGTTCGGGCGCGGCGGCGAGGAAGCGCTGGCGTGCATTGCGGCCGGGGTGCCGTTCGAGGTAGTGCCTGGGGTAACAAGCGCGATTGCCGTCCCAGCGTATGCGGGTGTGCCGGTGACGCACAGAGGGGTGGTACGGGCGTTCACGGTCGTTACCGGCCACGATGATCCAGACCGACCCGACGCGGAAGCGTTCGATTACGCCGCGCTCGCTGCAGCGGCGAAACTGGGGACGATCGTGCTGCTGATGGGCGTGTTCCATCTGGAGGGGATTGCCAGGAAACTGGTGGAGAACGGCACGAGCGGAAGCTCCCCCGCGCTGTGTGTCGAGTGGGGAACGACGCCCCGGCAGCGCAGCGTCGAAGGGACGTTGGATACGATCGCAGGGAAAGTCAGCGAGGCCGGATTGTCATCGCCGGCACTGACAGTGATCGGGGATGTGGTGCGGCTGCGCGGTCAAGGCCTGGAGTGGTTCCGCCCGTAG
- a CDS encoding NADPH-dependent assimilatory sulfite reductase hemoprotein subunit, which translates to MAKVNVEQVKAESQGLRGSIGQETLNAERYFTEAAEKLLKFHGVYQQEDRDARKRDRTQDHHSFMIRTRLPGGALTADQYIVHDDIASDFANGTLRITTRQDFQFHGILKDDIRQSLRELNARLVTCLGACGDIVRNVMACPAPTADPERRAVQDFAFSLSNALFPRTNAYHQIWLDGEQLIDDSEIDDPVYGRAYLPRKFKIGIAYAGDNCVDVYTNDLGLVAIFDDVQKLAGFNLLCGGGMGMTHQNDATFARLADEIGFITPDQVIQTVTAVVTIHRDFGDRENRKHARLKYILADHGVGWFRDELERRVGFTLGASRPIPAFDAPDHLGWNDAGDGSLYLGIPVENGRIIDRGAYRLRTGLRAVIERFRLSVRLTAQQNILLTNIDPADRDAVDALLAAHKVRTIADISPVRRAALACPALPTCSLAITEAERVFPQVISELEDTLDALDLGGTGLVARMTGCPNGCARPYVAEIAFVGRSLDKYSVYLGGSPVGTRLAQPFLDLVPLRELVPALRPVLAHYRDTRWEDEPFGDFALRVGLDTLRDLVTAAADALEFEGGDD; encoded by the coding sequence ATGGCCAAAGTCAACGTTGAACAGGTCAAAGCGGAAAGTCAGGGATTGCGCGGCTCTATCGGTCAGGAGACCCTCAACGCCGAGCGCTACTTTACCGAAGCGGCCGAGAAACTGCTCAAGTTCCACGGGGTCTACCAGCAGGAGGACCGCGACGCCCGCAAGCGCGACCGCACCCAGGATCACCACAGCTTTATGATCCGCACCCGCCTCCCAGGCGGCGCCCTCACCGCCGATCAGTACATCGTCCATGACGACATCGCCTCCGATTTCGCCAATGGCACTCTCAGGATCACCACCCGTCAGGATTTCCAGTTTCACGGCATCCTCAAGGACGACATCCGCCAGTCCCTGCGTGAGCTGAACGCGCGACTGGTCACCTGCCTGGGCGCATGCGGCGACATCGTCCGCAATGTCATGGCCTGTCCCGCACCCACCGCCGACCCGGAACGCCGCGCCGTGCAGGACTTCGCGTTCTCGCTCTCCAACGCGCTCTTCCCGCGCACCAACGCCTATCATCAGATCTGGCTCGATGGCGAACAGCTCATCGACGACAGCGAAATCGACGACCCGGTATACGGCCGCGCCTATCTCCCGCGTAAATTCAAGATCGGCATCGCCTACGCGGGTGACAACTGCGTCGATGTCTATACCAACGACCTCGGCCTGGTCGCCATCTTTGACGACGTCCAAAAACTCGCCGGCTTCAACCTGCTTTGCGGCGGTGGCATGGGCATGACCCACCAGAACGACGCCACCTTCGCCCGCCTCGCGGACGAGATCGGCTTCATCACCCCCGATCAGGTCATCCAAACCGTCACCGCCGTCGTGACCATCCACCGCGACTTCGGCGACCGCGAAAACCGCAAGCACGCCCGCCTCAAATACATCCTCGCCGATCACGGTGTCGGCTGGTTCCGTGACGAGCTTGAGCGCCGCGTCGGCTTTACACTGGGCGCGTCCCGTCCCATCCCGGCTTTCGACGCGCCAGACCATCTCGGCTGGAACGACGCCGGCGACGGCAGCCTGTATCTCGGTATTCCGGTCGAAAACGGCCGCATCATCGACCGCGGCGCCTATCGCCTCCGCACCGGCCTCCGCGCCGTGATCGAGCGCTTCCGGCTCTCCGTCCGCCTCACCGCCCAGCAGAACATCCTCCTCACCAACATCGACCCGGCTGACAGGGACGCCGTCGATGCGCTCCTCGCCGCGCACAAGGTCCGCACCATCGCCGATATCTCGCCTGTGCGCCGCGCCGCCCTGGCCTGTCCCGCGCTCCCGACCTGCAGCCTCGCCATTACCGAAGCTGAACGGGTCTTCCCGCAGGTCATCTCCGAGCTGGAAGATACCCTCGACGCCCTCGACCTTGGCGGCACCGGCCTCGTCGCCCGCATGACCGGCTGCCCCAATGGCTGCGCCCGTCCCTATGTGGCCGAGATCGCCTTCGTCGGACGGTCGCTCGACAAGTATTCAGTCTACCTCGGTGGCAGTCCCGTAGGCACTCGTCTGGCGCAGCCCTTCCTCGACCTGGTTCCGCTCCGCGAACTTGTCCCGGCCCTCCGGCCTGTGCTCGCACATTATCGCGATACCCGCTGGGAAGACGAACCCTTCGGCGATTTCGCCTTGCGGGTCGGCCTCGACACCCTGCGCGATCTCGTAACTGCCGCCGCCGATGCGCTGGAATTTGAGGGTGGCGATGACTAG
- the hemC gene encoding hydroxymethylbilane synthase, with protein sequence MNIRIGSRGSALALSQTTAVVSLLQAAYPGADIPLTTITTTGDRLTDVPLSVAARQDAGLFTSALEHALLDAQIDIAVHSLKDMLIELTPGLVIAAIPVRENPSDVIVSRRGHTLSELPHGATVGSSSRRRTAQLLRLRPDLNVIDLRGNVDTRLRKVFDPAGPYDAIVLAYAGLSRLGRLDAISEVLPIETFLTAPGQGALAIQTRDDPHWLSLLTPLNHRDTAEAVAAERAFLSGLGGGCTLPVGAYGIVGGSRLNLSAEVLTPDGRNRIFVEGTFDRGDPSHAGLTLARQALAQGAAAFLEQES encoded by the coding sequence GTGAACATCCGGATCGGGTCGCGCGGCTCGGCGCTTGCCCTCAGCCAGACGACCGCTGTCGTATCGCTACTTCAGGCGGCCTATCCCGGCGCGGACATCCCGCTGACCACCATCACGACCACCGGCGACCGCCTGACCGACGTGCCGCTCTCGGTGGCCGCGCGCCAGGACGCCGGCCTGTTCACGTCAGCCCTTGAACATGCCCTGCTTGACGCGCAAATAGACATCGCCGTCCACAGCCTCAAGGATATGCTTATCGAGCTGACCCCCGGCCTTGTCATCGCCGCAATCCCTGTCCGCGAAAATCCATCCGATGTCATCGTCAGCCGCCGCGGCCATACCCTGTCCGAGCTTCCCCACGGCGCCACGGTCGGATCGAGCAGCCGCAGGCGCACCGCCCAGCTGCTGCGCCTGCGCCCCGACCTCAACGTGATCGACTTGCGCGGCAATGTCGATACCCGCCTCCGCAAAGTCTTCGACCCGGCTGGCCCCTATGATGCCATCGTCCTTGCCTATGCCGGCCTCTCCCGTCTCGGCCGCCTCGACGCGATCAGCGAAGTCCTCCCCATCGAAACATTCCTGACGGCACCGGGGCAGGGTGCCCTCGCCATCCAGACTCGTGATGACCCGCACTGGCTCTCCCTGCTGACACCGCTCAACCACCGCGACACCGCCGAGGCCGTGGCTGCCGAGCGTGCCTTCTTGTCAGGCCTCGGTGGCGGCTGCACGCTGCCGGTCGGCGCCTATGGCATCGTTGGCGGCAGCCGCCTGAATCTGAGCGCCGAAGTCCTCACGCCCGACGGTAGAAATCGCATCTTCGTCGAGGGAACTTTCGACCGCGGCGATCCGTCTCACGCCGGGCTGACCCTTGCGCGTCAGGCGCTGGCGCAGGGTGCGGCCGCCTTCCTGGAGCAGGAATCATGA
- a CDS encoding uroporphyrinogen-III synthase: MIFPRLSASLSRFSNRSALRGKRVVITRAAAQSDTLLRLLAGRGATPILYPCIAILPLEDPAPLDAAILDAVAGHFDAVILTSANTVEHLHVRLKLLGIPPFVFSSLRIAAIGEATARRATDLWGASSILLPERPESASLDAIPGLDSGARVLLPQSSAARPALCEALAARGVAVRAVTAYRTVSATGGVRLAPLLAARRVDLVTFASPSAVAGFIQRLQAEGITLGQLARLDITCIGLSTRRAALDAGLAVSIVPPDPALDQWIASLEEFYHARK; this comes from the coding sequence ATGATCTTTCCACGTCTTTCCGCCTCACTGAGCCGCTTTAGCAATCGGTCTGCGCTGCGCGGAAAGCGCGTCGTCATCACCCGCGCCGCCGCCCAGTCCGACACCCTGCTGCGCCTTCTCGCCGGGCGTGGCGCCACCCCCATCCTCTATCCCTGCATCGCAATCCTGCCGCTTGAAGACCCCGCGCCGCTCGATGCGGCCATCCTCGACGCGGTCGCCGGCCACTTTGACGCCGTGATCCTCACCAGCGCCAACACCGTCGAACACCTTCATGTCCGCCTCAAATTGCTTGGCATCCCGCCCTTCGTCTTCTCCTCGCTGCGAATCGCAGCCATCGGCGAGGCCACTGCCCGCCGCGCCACTGACCTCTGGGGCGCGTCCTCCATCCTGCTGCCGGAGCGCCCTGAATCGGCATCCCTGGACGCTATTCCCGGCCTCGACTCGGGCGCGCGCGTCCTTCTGCCTCAATCCTCTGCCGCCCGACCCGCTTTGTGCGAGGCGCTTGCCGCGCGGGGAGTCGCCGTGCGTGCGGTGACCGCCTATCGCACCGTGTCTGCCACCGGCGGCGTTCGCCTCGCGCCTCTGCTGGCCGCCCGCCGCGTCGACCTCGTGACCTTTGCCAGCCCTTCCGCCGTCGCCGGTTTCATCCAGCGCCTTCAGGCCGAAGGCATCACCCTCGGACAACTGGCACGCCTCGACATCACCTGTATTGGCCTGTCTACCCGCCGCGCCGCCCTCGATGCCGGCCTGGCCGTGTCCATCGTCCCGCCCGACCCCGCCCTCGACCAGTGGATCGCCAGTCTTGAGGAGTTCTATCATGCCCGGAAATAA
- a CDS encoding MBL fold metallo-hydrolase — protein MYIEQFFIDGLGCASYLVGCEGAGIAAVVDPDRDVQKYVDAASARGMKITHIIETHLHADHVSGNTELAARTGADIYVHEAADAEFAHKALMGGDVLTLGNVELRVRFTPGHTPESITVLVADKTRANEVWMALTGDTLFVGDAGRPDLVGIEAARELAGHMHDSLNNEYLPLPDGVMVLPGHGAGSLCGKSIGSVRTSTLGFEKHTNPALQPRSREEYITFATSDLPEQPGNHTRIKQINRQGPRVLGEVSPRPLGVQQAVSQFRSGAALLDLRSKAEFRKKHIPGAVHLEADDQLSNRVGFVLAPDLPLVVLLSDPADYRRVVYSLARVGYDNVVGYLSDSLNAWEALGLPTTAGDVQDILPEDLFSLMEGENAKRPVVVDVRETWEYARGHVPGARLISLGELARRAEELDPAAPVAVICATGGRSQSAAALLGQRGFNTVYNVIGGTTRWMQNGLPVERTPVR, from the coding sequence ATGTACATCGAACAGTTTTTCATCGACGGACTCGGCTGCGCATCCTACCTGGTCGGCTGCGAAGGCGCGGGGATCGCGGCGGTGGTTGACCCGGACCGCGACGTGCAGAAGTACGTCGATGCGGCCAGCGCACGCGGCATGAAGATCACGCACATCATCGAAACACACCTGCACGCAGACCATGTGTCCGGAAACACCGAACTGGCGGCGCGGACAGGCGCGGATATCTACGTTCACGAAGCTGCCGACGCCGAATTCGCGCATAAGGCGCTGATGGGCGGCGACGTGCTGACGCTGGGGAACGTCGAACTGCGCGTGCGGTTCACGCCGGGGCATACGCCGGAAAGCATCACGGTGCTGGTCGCAGATAAGACGCGCGCAAACGAAGTGTGGATGGCGCTGACCGGCGATACGCTGTTCGTGGGCGACGCGGGACGGCCGGACCTGGTCGGGATCGAAGCGGCGCGCGAACTGGCCGGGCATATGCACGACAGCCTGAACAACGAATACCTGCCGCTGCCCGACGGCGTGATGGTGCTGCCGGGGCACGGCGCGGGATCGCTGTGCGGGAAGTCGATCGGCTCGGTGCGGACATCGACCCTGGGGTTCGAGAAGCACACCAATCCGGCGCTGCAGCCGCGCAGCCGCGAGGAATACATCACCTTCGCGACGTCCGACCTGCCGGAACAACCGGGCAACCATACACGTATCAAGCAGATCAACCGGCAAGGCCCGCGGGTGTTGGGCGAAGTCAGCCCACGTCCGCTGGGCGTGCAGCAGGCAGTCAGCCAGTTCCGGAGCGGCGCGGCGCTGCTCGACCTGCGTTCGAAGGCGGAGTTCCGCAAGAAGCACATCCCGGGCGCGGTGCACCTCGAAGCCGATGACCAGTTGAGCAACCGGGTGGGCTTCGTGCTGGCGCCGGACCTGCCGCTGGTGGTTCTGCTCAGCGATCCGGCGGATTACCGGCGCGTCGTGTACAGCCTGGCGCGAGTCGGATACGACAACGTGGTGGGCTACCTGTCGGACAGCCTGAACGCCTGGGAAGCGCTGGGGCTGCCGACGACCGCCGGCGACGTGCAGGACATCCTGCCGGAAGACTTGTTCTCGCTGATGGAAGGCGAAAACGCGAAACGTCCGGTGGTGGTCGATGTGCGCGAGACGTGGGAATACGCCAGAGGCCATGTGCCAGGCGCGCGGCTGATCTCGCTGGGGGAACTGGCGCGGCGGGCCGAGGAGCTCGATCCGGCAGCCCCGGTGGCGGTGATCTGCGCGACCGGCGGCCGGAGCCAATCGGCGGCAGCGCTGCTGGGCCAGCGCGGGTTCAACACCGTGTACAACGTCATCGGCGGAACGACACGCTGGATGCAGAACGGGCTGCCGGTCGAACGCACGCCGGTACGCTAA
- a CDS encoding sulfite exporter TauE/SafE family protein: MDTLLIGTVIGFVIGGALGLLGGGGSILTVPALVYLVGQTPQVAVTTSLAIVGANSALGAYFHRAEGSLNWRVALVFGGVGMITSFMAAGVSKSVSPDLLMVAFALLMLLIGGLLTFAGSAMMKRGNTDQFQAWKVIAGGAGVGLLTGILGVGGGFLIVPALVMLVGLPMHHAVGTSLVVIAMNSAAGFLGHMSSLALDLPLISVFVAAGIAGTFAGVRLGKRLEANMLRRAFAVFVIVLAVFLLIDNLPKIGIIL; this comes from the coding sequence ATGGACACCCTCCTGATCGGCACGGTGATCGGTTTTGTGATCGGCGGCGCGCTGGGATTGCTCGGCGGCGGCGGCTCGATCCTGACGGTCCCGGCGCTGGTCTACCTGGTCGGGCAAACGCCGCAGGTGGCGGTGACGACGTCGCTGGCTATCGTCGGGGCGAACAGCGCGCTGGGTGCGTACTTCCACCGGGCCGAAGGGTCGCTGAACTGGCGGGTGGCGCTGGTGTTCGGCGGCGTGGGCATGATCACCTCGTTCATGGCGGCGGGGGTCTCGAAGTCGGTCTCGCCCGACCTGCTAATGGTGGCGTTCGCGCTGCTGATGCTGCTTATCGGCGGGCTGCTGACCTTCGCGGGATCGGCGATGATGAAGCGCGGGAACACCGACCAGTTCCAGGCCTGGAAGGTGATTGCCGGAGGCGCAGGAGTCGGGCTGCTGACAGGCATCCTGGGCGTCGGCGGCGGTTTTCTGATCGTGCCGGCGCTGGTGATGCTGGTGGGACTGCCGATGCACCACGCCGTCGGGACATCGCTGGTGGTGATCGCCATGAACAGCGCGGCGGGGTTCCTGGGCCACATGAGTTCGCTGGCGCTGGACCTTCCGCTGATCAGCGTGTTCGTGGCGGCGGGTATCGCGGGAACTTTTGCAGGCGTCCGGCTTGGCAAGCGGCTGGAAGCCAACATGCTGCGGCGCGCATTTGCAGTGTTCGTCATCGTCCTGGCCGTATTTCTCCTGATCGACAACCTGCCGAAAATCGGCATCATCCTGTAA
- a CDS encoding rhodanese-like domain-containing protein, with translation MNFLKAIFGGSTNSLSAGEAKELIGGGKPPFILDVRQPDEYRGGHIASAKLIPLNDLAARMHELPKDREILCVCRSGARSGMAAGQLAAAGYSAVNLRGGMMSWQGSGFPVKQGK, from the coding sequence ATGAATTTCCTCAAGGCGATCTTCGGCGGCAGCACCAACAGCCTGAGCGCAGGCGAAGCGAAAGAACTGATCGGCGGCGGCAAGCCCCCGTTTATCCTCGATGTGCGGCAGCCGGACGAGTACCGGGGCGGACACATCGCCAGCGCGAAGCTGATCCCGCTGAACGACCTGGCGGCGCGGATGCACGAACTGCCGAAAGACCGTGAAATCCTGTGCGTGTGCCGTTCGGGCGCACGGAGCGGGATGGCGGCGGGACAACTGGCGGCGGCAGGCTACAGCGCCGTTAACCTGCGCGGCGGCATGATGAGCTGGCAGGGTTCCGGCTTTCCGGTGAAGCAGGGAAAATAA
- a CDS encoding rhodanese-like domain-containing protein codes for MAKQRKSQRMTQRKWPLIAAAVVLIGIVAVVLITRNTPCCATGGQTVQDIAPAAYVEQFGDGKAAHVLLDVRTAEEFDSGHIAGALNIPVDALQDRLSEVPQDTTVVIYCRSGNRSATAAQILAEAGYGDIRDMGGIIAWTEQGYPIQ; via the coding sequence GTGGCCAAACAACGTAAATCCCAGCGCATGACCCAACGTAAATGGCCGTTGATCGCGGCAGCGGTGGTGCTGATCGGAATTGTGGCGGTGGTGCTGATCACCCGCAACACGCCCTGCTGTGCGACCGGGGGGCAGACGGTGCAGGACATCGCACCCGCCGCCTATGTCGAGCAGTTCGGGGACGGGAAGGCGGCGCATGTGCTGCTGGACGTGCGGACGGCAGAAGAATTCGACAGCGGGCACATTGCCGGGGCGCTGAACATCCCGGTCGATGCACTGCAGGACCGGCTGAGCGAAGTGCCGCAGGACACGACGGTGGTGATTTACTGCCGGAGCGGCAACCGGAGCGCGACCGCCGCGCAAATCCTGGCAGAAGCCGGCTACGGCGATATCCGCGACATGGGCGGGATTATCGCGTGGACGGAACAAGGTTATCCAATTCAGTAG
- a CDS encoding LysR family transcriptional regulator: MLDFYKLQIFSVVVQEGSFSAAADRLYITQSAVSQHIKDLEASLGRRLFQRGWRGVKLTPHGEVLSRFTDQIFALVSQAENALTDIESLTGGRVSIGATPGIGVYLAPEWVQRFRTRYPQLSVALNTGVTAQIVADVLARRLDIGFIEGELDDHQQVRLASLTLEEVEQNVVVGFRHPLWDSGHLREEDLRDQSFIVRQMHSQSRSWLERALRQRGIEPHIGAEFDNLESIKRSLLMGQCIAVLPPYVVQSEVEQGTLRAIPVEGRPFTRSLRLIWESNASISPVTRAFLTELTPIYPALASMTQPVT; the protein is encoded by the coding sequence ATGCTCGACTTCTACAAGCTTCAGATCTTCTCGGTGGTCGTACAGGAGGGCAGTTTCAGCGCCGCGGCCGACAGGCTGTATATCACCCAATCCGCCGTCAGCCAGCACATCAAGGATCTGGAAGCCAGCCTCGGGCGGCGTCTCTTTCAGCGCGGCTGGCGCGGCGTCAAGCTTACGCCCCACGGCGAAGTCCTCAGCCGCTTCACCGACCAGATCTTCGCGCTCGTCTCCCAGGCCGAAAACGCCTTGACCGACATCGAAAGTCTGACCGGCGGCCGCGTCAGCATCGGCGCCACTCCCGGCATCGGCGTCTACCTCGCGCCCGAATGGGTGCAGCGTTTTCGTACCCGCTATCCGCAGCTCTCTGTCGCGCTCAACACGGGTGTGACCGCCCAGATCGTTGCCGATGTCTTGGCGCGCAGGCTCGATATCGGCTTCATCGAAGGCGAACTCGACGACCATCAGCAGGTGCGCCTGGCTTCATTGACCCTGGAAGAGGTCGAGCAGAATGTGGTGGTGGGGTTCAGACACCCGCTCTGGGATTCTGGTCATCTGCGCGAGGAGGACTTGCGCGACCAGTCCTTTATTGTCCGCCAGATGCACAGCCAGTCGCGCTCGTGGCTGGAGCGCGCCTTGCGCCAGCGTGGTATCGAGCCGCACATCGGCGCCGAATTCGACAACCTCGAGTCGATCAAGCGCTCGCTGCTTATGGGCCAGTGTATCGCGGTGCTGCCGCCCTATGTCGTGCAATCCGAAGTAGAGCAGGGGACGCTGCGCGCCATCCCGGTCGAGGGTCGGCCCTTTACCCGCAGTCTCCGGCTCATCTGGGAGTCGAACGCCAGTATCTCGCCGGTGACCCGTGCCTTCCTGACTGAACTGACTCCCATCTATCCCGCGCTGGCATCAATGACGCAGCCGGTGACTTAG
- a CDS encoding sugar phosphate isomerase/epimerase — MARPVTLFTGQWADLPLETLAQKAASFGYDGLELACWGDHFEVDKALSDDGYLQSRRDILGRYGLKCYAISNHLVGQCVADAQIDERHKAILPPRLWGDGSPDGVRHRAAEEMANTARAAAAFGVKVVNGFTGSPIWHMIYRFPPTSDAMIDAGYREFADRWNPILDVFDSVGVKFALEAHPSEIAYDIYTAEKTLAAVSNRATFGFNFDPSHFIHQLFDATKFIDRFPDRIYHVHVKDSKVRLDGTRSILGSHLGFGDARRGWDFVSPGHGDLDIDEMIRALNRAEYSGPLSVEWEDSGMDREFGAAEAAAWVKKNDFKSSGRAFDSAFEK; from the coding sequence ATGGCGAGACCTGTAACGTTATTTACCGGCCAGTGGGCGGATTTGCCGCTCGAAACCCTGGCACAGAAAGCGGCCAGCTTCGGATATGACGGGCTGGAACTAGCTTGCTGGGGCGACCATTTCGAAGTCGACAAGGCACTGAGCGATGATGGCTACCTGCAGTCCCGACGGGACATCCTGGGCCGCTATGGGTTGAAATGCTATGCAATCAGCAACCATCTGGTCGGGCAATGCGTGGCCGACGCGCAGATCGACGAAAGACACAAGGCGATCTTGCCGCCCCGCCTGTGGGGCGATGGCAGCCCGGATGGTGTGCGGCACCGCGCCGCCGAAGAGATGGCGAACACCGCCCGCGCTGCGGCAGCCTTCGGCGTGAAAGTAGTTAATGGATTTACGGGCAGCCCGATCTGGCACATGATCTACCGTTTTCCGCCGACATCCGACGCGATGATCGATGCCGGATACCGCGAGTTTGCCGACCGGTGGAACCCGATCCTGGACGTCTTCGACAGCGTGGGCGTGAAGTTCGCGCTGGAGGCGCACCCAAGCGAAATCGCCTATGACATCTATACGGCGGAAAAGACACTGGCCGCGGTGAGCAACCGCGCGACGTTCGGCTTCAACTTCGACCCCAGCCATTTCATACACCAACTGTTCGACGCGACGAAGTTCATTGACCGGTTCCCGGACCGGATCTACCACGTCCACGTCAAGGACTCGAAGGTCCGGCTGGATGGCACGCGGAGCATTCTCGGCTCGCATCTGGGCTTCGGAGACGCGCGGCGCGGCTGGGACTTCGTGTCGCCCGGGCACGGCGATCTGGACATCGACGAGATGATCCGGGCGCTGAACCGTGCCGAATACAGCGGCCCGCTGTCGGTCGAGTGGGAAGACAGTGGCATGGACCGCGAGTTCGGCGCGGCGGAAGCGGCGGCATGGGTCAAGAAGAACGACTTCAAGTCGTCGGGGCGCGCCTTCGACTCGGCATTCGAGAAGTAA